A genomic window from Hyla sarda isolate aHylSar1 chromosome 10, aHylSar1.hap1, whole genome shotgun sequence includes:
- the LOC130293245 gene encoding olfactory receptor 10AG1-like, which yields MRRGNHTTVVEFILVGFSDVPELRYFLFSVFLCTFIVSLFAHMLLIVLYRFSTKLHTTMYFFLANFSFLEICYISTITLKMLVNLLSGDKSITFYGCALQMYFFLLLACTECYMLAAMAYDRYIAICHPLLYNITMSRDGCLTFIVASWTVGFMVAIIQTSLIFSLPFCGPNKINHFYCDIPPILALACTDTQFNEIITFIVVLCVVVGAFLLIMVSYTQIILTILKRHSSAGIKKAFSTCTSHLIVVTIYYGSGSAMYLRPTSSYGTDVDKFMSLMYTIVAPLLNPFIYSLRNNDVKCAIKKMICNLRIAQL from the coding sequence ATGAGAAGAGGGAATCATACAACTGTGGTAGAATTTATTCTTGTTGGATTTTCTGATGTCCCAGAATTGCGGTATTTCCTATTTTCTGTATTTCTTTGTACATTTATTGTGTCTCTGTTTGCACATATGCTTCTAATTGTTCTCTATAGATTCAGTACAAAACTTCATACCACAATGTACTTTTTTCTTGCCAACTTCTCATTTTTGGAAATATGTTACATTTCAACTATTACACTAAAAATGCTGGTAAACCTCCTATCAGGTGATAAAAGCATCACATTCTATGGCTGTGCCTTACAAATGTACTTTTTCCTACTTCTGGCATGTACAGAATGTTATATGCTGGCAGCCATGGCTTATGACAGATATATCGCCATATGTCAtccattattatataacattacTATGAGTAGGGATGGTTGCCTAACATTTATTGTGGCCTCGTGGACCGTTGGGTTCATGGTTGCTATAATACAGACTTCTCtaattttctccttacctttttgtGGACCCAATAAAATAAACCATTTCTACTGCGACATTCCGCCGATCCTGGCCTTGGCGTGTACGGACACACAGTTTAAtgaaatcataacttttatagttGTCCTATGTGTGGTTGTTGGTGCTTTTCTGTTGATAATGGTTTCATATACACAGATCATTTTGACAATTTTAAAGCGCCATTCCTCAGCAGGGATTAAGAAAGCTTTCTCCACCTGCACCTCTCACCTCATAGTGGTGACTATATACTATGGATCCGGTAGTGCAATGTACCTGAGACCTACGTCAAGCTATGGCACAGATGTGGACAAGTTTATGTCGCTCATGTATACCATTGTTGCTCCATTGTTAAATCCCTTCATATACAGTTTAAGAAATAATGATGTGAAATGTGCTATCAAAAAAATGATTTGCAACCTGAGAATAGCTCAGCTTTAA
- the LOC130293246 gene encoding olfactory receptor 10A7-like, translating to MDRRNHTAIKEFILVGFSEVPELQHLLFVVFLCIFTMSLSAHMFLILLYRFSPNLQTPMYFFLANFSFLEICYILTIGPNMLGNLLSEHKIISFYGCALQMYLFLLFAGSECYMLASMAYDRYNAICHPLLYSILMHKATCVQLICGSWIIGMMVAIIQTMLMFSLPFCGSHAINHFFCDIPPIMALACADTQVHEVVTFIITLSVIVGSFVLTVISYSIIILTIVKRHSASGRKKAFSTCTSHLIVVTIFYGSGSVMYLRPKSSYGTAEDKFISLMYAIIAPLLNPFIYSFRNNDVIYAVRRIVHNIKLA from the coding sequence ATGGATAGAAGGAACCATACAGCAATAAAAGAATTCATTCTTGTGGGATTTTCTGAGGTTCCAGAACTCCAGCACCTACTTTTTGTGGTCTTCCTCTGCATCTTTACAATGTCCTTATCGGCCCACATGTTTCTGATTCTTTTATACCGATTCAGTCCAAATCTTCAGACCCCTATGTACTTCTTTTTAGCTAATTTCTCATTTCTGGAAATCTGTTACATTTTAACTATAGGTCCTAATATGTTAGGAAATCTCCTCTCTGAGCACAAAATTATATCTTTTTATGGCTGTGCCCTACAGATGTACTTGTTTCTCTTATTTGCCGGGTCGGAGTGCTATATGTTGGCATCAATGGCTTATGATCGATATAATGCTATATGTCACCCCTTATTATATAGCATTCTTATGCATAAAGCCACATGTGTGCAGCTTATATGCGGTTCATGGATTATAGGAATGATGgttgccataatacagaccatgCTCATGTTTTCTTTGCCGTTTTGTGGGTCTCATGCAataaaccattttttttgtgATATTCCGCCTATTATGGCACTAGCCTGTGCTGACACCCAGGTTCATGAAGTTGTTACCTTTATTATTACATTGTCTGTTATTGTAGGATCCTTTGTATTAACCGTTATTTCTTATTCAATAATAATATTGACAATTGTTAAGAGACATTCAGCTTCGGGAAGGAAGAAAGCTTTCTCCACCTGCACCTCTCACCTCATAGTGGTGACCATATTCTATGGATCCGGTAGTGTGATGTACCTGAGGCCCAAATCAAGTTATGGTACAGCTGAGGACAAGTTTATATCGCTCATGTATGCTATCATTGCACCACTGTTAAATCCCTTTATATACAGTTTCAGAAACAATGATGTGATATATGCTGTCAGAAGGATTGTGCATAATATTAAACTAGCTTGA
- the LOC130293247 gene encoding olfactory receptor 5I1-like gives MSNKTQTKNTDFTLVGLTEKPELKLILFVVFLLIYITTLIGNVSIILAYNLSPNLKNPMYFFLTNFSFLEIFYVSSTTPKMLANFLSGTKTISFYGCAAQLYCVLLLAGTEFYILAAMAYDRYNAICHPLLYTVIMNKIACIQLIAGSWVIGATNALIHTAFTFTLPFCDSRTLNSFFCDVPVLLKLACKDTWLNELIVFIFGGGMTVGSLTLTISSYIKIISTILRIHSSLGRKKAFSTCTSHLIVVTIFYGSVIFMYLRPKSSYGKDEDKLVGIMYTIIAPLLNPFIYSLRNKEVKTAVKKIVNRIMTAITL, from the coding sequence ATGTCTAACAAAACCCAGACCAAAAACACAGACTTTACACTGGTGGGACTTACAGAAAAGCCAGAACTTAAACTTATTCTTTTTGTTGTGTTTCTCCTTATATATATAACCACGTTGATTGGAAATGTATCCATCATTCTTGCGTATAATTTAAGCCCGAATCTTAAGAATCCGATGTATTTCTTTCTTACCAACTTTTCCTTTCTAGAAATTTTTTACGTTTCATCCACGACTCCCAAAATGTTGGCCAATTTCCTGTCAGGAACTAAGACCATATCCTTCTATGGTTGTGCAGCCCAGTTGTACTGTGTGCTTCTTTTGGCTGGGACCGAGTTTTACATTCTTGCAGCCATGGCGTATGACCGATATAATGCTATATGTCATCCATTGCTTTATACGGTCATTATGAACAAAATAGCTTGTATTCAGCTCATTGCCGGGTCATGGGTCATTGGTGCAACCAATGCTTTAATTCACACCGCATTTACATTCACCTTGCCTTTCTGTGATTCTCGTACACTCAATAGCTTCTTTTGTGATgttcctgtattactgaaactGGCATGTAAGGATACTTGGCTCAATGAGCTTATTGTCTTTATCTTTGGCGGTGGAATGACAGTGGGGTCACTTACATTGACAATTAGCTCTTACATTAAGATCATATCAACAATCTTGAGAATCCATTCGAGCCTTGGGAGGAAAAAAGCTTTTTCCACTTGCACATCTCACTTGATAGTTGTTACTATTTTCTACGGTTctgttatttttatgtatttgagACCCAAGTCAAGTTATGGTAAGGATGAGGACAAGTTGGTGGGAATTATGTACACGATTATTGCTCCACTATTGAATCCTTTTATTTACAGTCTCAGGAATAAGGAAGTCAAAACTGCCGTAAAAAAAATAGTGAACAGGATTATGACGGCAATAACTCTTTGA